GAAAATGATGATGATCATTATACCCAGCCCGGACTTCTGTATACTAAAGCCATGAATGCTGAAGACAGGGAACATCTGATCAGCAATATCGTAGGAAGCATGAAGGCTATAGACGGCCCTAAGAGAGATGAAATCATCAACCGCCAGTTATGTCACTTTTTCAGGACAAATATTGAACTTGGCATGAAAGTGGCATCACAGTTAAACATTAATATTGATGCAAATATGATGAATCACTCAAAGTGAGTATTTTGAAAGATAAATCAATTAAAAGGAAAAAAAACTAACATTTTTTCCTTTTTTTTGTAAAAAATTCATAATTTGCAGAAAATAATATTTCAAAGTGGAAAATGAGTTACGATAATATATTATTAAAAAAAGAGGACAAACTAGCTGTCATTACCATCAACAGACCTGAAAGTTTAAATGCTTTAAACGCAAAAACGATTCAGGAAATCAGTTCAGCAATGGACGAACTTAACGCAGATAATTCCTGTAGAGTAATTATTCTGACAGGAAGCGGAGAGAAATCATTTGTTGCCGGAGCTGACATTAAGGAATTCAGTGATTTTGGACAGGAAAAAGCCGAAGAACTGGCCAGAAATGGGCAAACTATCCTGTTTAACAAGATTGAAAATATGTCTAAGCCTGTAATTGCAGCTGTCAACGGCTTTGCATTAGGGGGAGGTTTAGAGCTTGCTATGGCGTGCCATATCAGATATGCATCGGAAAATGCCAGACTAGGGCTTCCAGAAGTAACTTTAGGATTGATTCCGGGTTACGGAGGGACTCAAAGGCTCCCGAAGCTTGTAGGAAAAGGTATTGCCAACGAAATGATCTTTTCAGCCAAAATGATCCCTGCTCAGAAAGCAAAAGAGATCGGACTGGTGAATGAAGTATACCCTATTGAAGAATTATTAACCAAAACAAAAGAATTAGCAGGAATCATTGCCAACAACTCACCAATGGCAATATCCAAGGCCATCCAGGCCGTAAACTTATCTGACACGGATAAAGGTTTTGAAACAGAGATTCAGTCTTTCGGAGAACTTTTTGATATGGCAGATAAGAAAGAAGGAGTTACCGCTTTCCTTGAGAAAAGAAAGCCTAACTTCTAAAGATTTTTAATCCAAATTATTTCGAAAAAACTAATGCTGCGGTATGAATAAGTTTGACAAAGCTTATCTAAAAATGGCCCAGGAATGGGCAAAACTATCCTACTGTAAGAGAAAACAGGTAGGAGCTCTTATCGTAAAAGATAGGATGATTATTTCAGATGGTTACAACGGAACTCCTTCTGGGTTTGAAAACTGCTGTGAAGATGAAGAGGGGAAAACACACTGGTATGTACTTCATGCGGAAGCCAATGCCATATTAAAGCTGGCCGCTTCCACTCAGTCTGCTCATGGTGCGACGTTATATTTAACACTTTCGCCGTGCAAAGAATGCAGCAAATTGATTCTGCAGGCAGGAATTACAAGACTTGTGTATATTAATGAGTATTCGGACGACGACGGGATATCGTTCTTAAGAAACCATAACATTGAAATAGAACAAATATCGGACTGTGAACTAAAAAAATAAGCACAAATGACTTGGGATGAAAAGATCAAAGATTTTGAAATATTTCTTCGTTTCGAAAGAAATTTTTCAGAAAACACGCTCGACGCCTATATTCGAGACATCAAAAAATTAAAAGATTACGCCATAGAGGATCTGGCAAACGTCGGTCCAGACTCTATAGGTTACGAAAATTTACAGGAGTATATTTTCAATCTTTCCAAACAAAAATTCAGTGAAAGATCTCAAGCCAGATGGATCTCTTCTATAAAAGCTTTCTTTAAGTTCTTGCTTGAAGATGAGTTCAGAGAAGATAATCCTGCGGCACTTCTTGAAGGTCCTAAACTGGGTTTGTATTTACCGGATACCTTAAGCCTGCAGGACATCAATAAGATCATTGCAGCTATTGAGATAAATACAGAACTAGGAAAGAGAAATCACTGCATCATAGAGGTACTTTATGGATGCGGGCTCCGTGTTTCTGAACTCATCGATCTTAAAATATCGAATATCAACTTCAAAGAACAGTATATCAAAGTAAACGGAAAAGGGAATAAAACCCGTTTTGTTCCTTTAGCTGATTATACTGCTGAACTTCTGGAGACCTATATTAAAGAGGTCCGTTCAAAAAGCAAGATCAACAAAAAGTATGAAGACACGCTGTTTCTGAACAGCCGTGGAACCTCTATGTCCAGGGTGATCGTATTTCTGATTATCAAGGAACTTACAGATAAAGCCGGGGTAAGCAAGAAAATATCTCCGCATACCTTCAGACATTCTTTTGCCACACACCTGCTTCAGAACGGTGCAGACCTTCGTTATATTCAGGAAATGCTGGGACATTCCAGTATTACCACTACGGAGATCTATACCCATTTGAAAACGGAAGAACTACGGGATGTTATCCTGAGTTATCACCCGAGAAATATTAATATTACTCAATAAAATGAAGTTCCATCTGCTCTTTGAAAAAACAATTATAAACAGATGAAATTATTGAAATACTGCCCAAATTGCGGCAGAGAAAGTCTGCATTGGGACGGCGAAAAGAAATGGAGCTGTCCCGAATGTAGTTTCACCCTCTACAACAATGTTGCAGGTGCCGTAGCCGTCGTCATTCGATGTGGAGACGAAATTTATCTTACCCGGAGAAACAGAGACCCTAAAAAAGGAAAACTTGACCTCGCCGGAGGTTTTGTAGATCCGAAAGAAAGTGCGGAAGAAACCTGCCGGAGAGAACTTTTCGAAGAGCTACAGCTTGATGTAGATATTTCAAATTTAAAGTATATCACCAGCCTTCCTAATGTATATCAATACAAAGAAATTGATTACAATACGATTGATCTCTTTTATGAATATAATGTTGCTGAGAAGTTTGAGGTTAATCTCGAACTGTCAGAAATCTCAGAAGCTATCTGGATTCCTTTGAATCAACTGAATCTTGATGATATTGCTTTTGATTCTCAGAAGAGATTTTTTGAAGATTATTTAAAGAAGTAATTTTATACTATATATCCCCTTAGAAAATCTTAGGGGATTTTATTATGGGTAATGTGGTCAAAAATAGTTGGTATTTTTCAGAAAATAAATGGTAAATCAATAGGTTTTTGATTTCAGCATTTCCTCAAAATAGTTGATAAGCAGTGTTCTTTCTGCTTCTGAAAGGTTAGCTTCTTTGTGATAGACAATATAGCCCGGCATTGGCATTGTTTTACTCTGAATGGTCTGAATAGATTTATTGAGCATATTTTCTTTCAGATCTTTATTATAAGTATCCCAGACAGAGAAATTAAGATGTTCCCTGCCTTCATTGATATGGCTTTTTACCGACCATGAAACCGGAGCAATGTAAGCATATTTGGGATAAACTGTTTCATTGGAATGACAGTCATAGCAGGCTCCTTTTATCAAAGTTTTGATTTTCTCCGGTGCCT
This region of Chryseobacterium vaccae genomic DNA includes:
- a CDS encoding enoyl-CoA hydratase/isomerase family protein, which gives rise to MSYDNILLKKEDKLAVITINRPESLNALNAKTIQEISSAMDELNADNSCRVIILTGSGEKSFVAGADIKEFSDFGQEKAEELARNGQTILFNKIENMSKPVIAAVNGFALGGGLELAMACHIRYASENARLGLPEVTLGLIPGYGGTQRLPKLVGKGIANEMIFSAKMIPAQKAKEIGLVNEVYPIEELLTKTKELAGIIANNSPMAISKAIQAVNLSDTDKGFETEIQSFGELFDMADKKEGVTAFLEKRKPNF
- a CDS encoding deoxycytidylate deaminase; protein product: MNKFDKAYLKMAQEWAKLSYCKRKQVGALIVKDRMIISDGYNGTPSGFENCCEDEEGKTHWYVLHAEANAILKLAASTQSAHGATLYLTLSPCKECSKLILQAGITRLVYINEYSDDDGISFLRNHNIEIEQISDCELKK
- the xerD gene encoding site-specific tyrosine recombinase XerD, producing the protein MTWDEKIKDFEIFLRFERNFSENTLDAYIRDIKKLKDYAIEDLANVGPDSIGYENLQEYIFNLSKQKFSERSQARWISSIKAFFKFLLEDEFREDNPAALLEGPKLGLYLPDTLSLQDINKIIAAIEINTELGKRNHCIIEVLYGCGLRVSELIDLKISNINFKEQYIKVNGKGNKTRFVPLADYTAELLETYIKEVRSKSKINKKYEDTLFLNSRGTSMSRVIVFLIIKELTDKAGVSKKISPHTFRHSFATHLLQNGADLRYIQEMLGHSSITTTEIYTHLKTEELRDVILSYHPRNINITQ
- a CDS encoding NUDIX hydrolase produces the protein MKLLKYCPNCGRESLHWDGEKKWSCPECSFTLYNNVAGAVAVVIRCGDEIYLTRRNRDPKKGKLDLAGGFVDPKESAEETCRRELFEELQLDVDISNLKYITSLPNVYQYKEIDYNTIDLFYEYNVAEKFEVNLELSEISEAIWIPLNQLNLDDIAFDSQKRFFEDYLKK
- a CDS encoding heme-binding domain-containing protein, which encodes MKTAKKVIFWILVVFAMVQFIPVDKVNKPVDAAVNFVDAKKAPEKIKTLIKGACYDCHSNETVYPKYAYIAPVSWSVKSHINEGREHLNFSVWDTYNKDLKENMLNKSIQTIQSKTMPMPGYIVYHKEANLSEAERTLLINYFEEMLKSKTY